Proteins from one Lacrimispora sphenoides genomic window:
- a CDS encoding heparinase II/III family protein, with protein sequence MTETNSHTAYSTKGMLHHRLIPEREAEVSDHQLFEALDLELPGLSAVKSAWRRGDTAAAKKALVGYFETRSNVVYYYDYRRLPLQKMEPDELPYAYQSSLGLRGSLKEFCLRSGKSMMEHRYLLPGDRKVEDLGPAFESMIHFNFLEDQGKRHRHSLNMFVRGQFLEALCVLYHEDGDRNVLASFTEIVHKFFETYSLVVEDPSPEASRFQFTEDRDAMSVGWLTMVLISLFYTRVPYEIDTDTAFGLLKHIWFLGIQFQRFETDSYRPYNHHMWERGLVPFLLSILLPEIPDFRAYKERGAGIVCRHIKEDFNEDGGYNEHSIAYWSGAAVGEMLFRGIYLAKLNQEQLLDKEADRKMYATFSLLAMLAPPGPFYPALGDNGGPMVDPILGLGKSILDHPMCTMLLKARAAGQETDPAVVPLDICSQRAGFLCSKSSYGPKGNYLLMSAKTGCGCSGHNHMDMLSLFVTFRGEEFIGEPYSGKLYHSIRMGSPHRGYMYNMTSHNTVLAHQEPVLPDSVYANKWGVYRPGSPVTDFRPEPDGIYVRAHHDAYTYCRHTRRLLFHRTRGLIVRDEMERGSRQPAPHIERWHLMPGTVCNVLDETSVLLEKNGVSILCVWSGCQDIRVWKNTVLCPEIYPSEDLLAPILDISFAAPEDKKADISTVGLSLLMLDVTDAPDRSPAAPWPISSLKAQLEAVIPMMEDKEALNHFPSL encoded by the coding sequence ATGACCGAAACCAATTCCCACACTGCTTATTCCACGAAGGGTATGCTTCATCATCGGCTCATCCCTGAACGGGAAGCAGAAGTTTCCGATCACCAGCTGTTTGAGGCCCTGGATTTGGAGCTGCCCGGGCTTTCAGCGGTGAAATCTGCCTGGAGGCGTGGCGATACCGCCGCTGCCAAAAAGGCCCTTGTCGGCTATTTTGAAACCCGGAGCAATGTGGTCTATTACTATGATTACCGCCGGCTCCCCCTCCAGAAGATGGAGCCGGATGAGCTGCCCTATGCCTATCAGTCCTCTCTGGGCCTTAGGGGCAGCTTAAAGGAATTCTGCCTGCGGTCCGGGAAAAGCATGATGGAACACCGCTATCTCCTGCCCGGAGACAGAAAGGTAGAGGATTTGGGGCCTGCCTTTGAATCCATGATCCATTTTAATTTCCTGGAGGATCAAGGCAAACGCCACCGCCACAGCCTGAACATGTTTGTGAGAGGCCAGTTCCTCGAAGCCCTCTGCGTTCTGTATCATGAAGACGGGGACCGGAACGTCCTAGCTTCCTTCACTGAAATCGTCCATAAATTTTTCGAAACCTATTCGCTGGTGGTCGAGGATCCGTCGCCGGAGGCAAGCCGTTTCCAGTTTACGGAGGATCGGGATGCCATGAGCGTGGGCTGGCTGACCATGGTGCTCATCAGCCTGTTTTATACCAGAGTTCCATATGAAATCGACACAGACACAGCCTTCGGGCTGCTGAAGCATATCTGGTTTCTGGGCATCCAGTTCCAGCGTTTTGAGACAGATAGTTACCGCCCCTATAACCACCACATGTGGGAGCGCGGCCTTGTGCCCTTCCTCCTTAGCATCCTGCTGCCTGAGATTCCGGATTTCCGAGCCTATAAGGAACGAGGTGCCGGGATCGTATGCCGCCATATCAAAGAGGATTTTAACGAGGATGGCGGCTACAACGAGCATTCCATCGCTTACTGGTCAGGCGCTGCCGTAGGGGAAATGCTGTTTCGCGGGATCTATCTGGCAAAGTTAAACCAGGAGCAGCTGTTAGATAAGGAAGCGGACAGGAAAATGTACGCCACCTTTTCCCTCCTAGCTATGCTGGCCCCTCCCGGTCCCTTCTATCCCGCTCTGGGCGATAATGGAGGCCCTATGGTGGATCCCATCCTGGGATTAGGCAAAAGCATCCTGGATCATCCCATGTGCACAATGCTTCTAAAGGCCAGAGCTGCCGGGCAGGAGACTGATCCAGCCGTGGTTCCTCTGGACATTTGCAGCCAGAGAGCCGGCTTCCTCTGCAGCAAAAGCTCCTATGGCCCCAAAGGGAACTATCTTCTCATGTCCGCCAAGACGGGCTGCGGCTGTTCCGGCCACAACCACATGGATATGCTGTCTCTGTTTGTCACCTTCCGTGGTGAAGAATTCATCGGAGAGCCTTATAGCGGCAAGCTGTATCATTCCATCCGCATGGGCAGTCCGCACCGTGGATATATGTACAACATGACTTCCCACAACACGGTCCTGGCCCATCAGGAGCCTGTACTGCCGGATTCTGTGTACGCCAACAAGTGGGGGGTATACCGACCGGGCTCTCCTGTGACAGACTTCCGGCCGGAACCTGACGGCATATATGTCAGGGCTCACCATGATGCCTATACCTACTGCCGTCATACCCGCAGGCTTTTATTCCACCGTACACGGGGACTTATTGTACGGGATGAAATGGAACGGGGAAGCCGCCAGCCGGCACCCCACATAGAACGCTGGCACTTAATGCCCGGGACTGTCTGCAACGTACTGGATGAAACTTCCGTCCTGCTTGAGAAAAACGGAGTCTCCATCTTGTGCGTATGGTCCGGCTGTCAGGATATCCGCGTATGGAAAAACACCGTGCTTTGCCCGGAAATATACCCCTCAGAGGATCTGCTTGCACCGATTTTAGACATCTCTTTTGCGGCGCCCGAGGATAAGAAAGCAGATATCAGCACAGTGGGCTTAAGTCTTCTTATGCTGGATGTGACAGACGCCCCGGACAGATCCCCGGCCGCGCCCTGGCCCATAAGCAGCTTAAAGGCGCAGCTGGAAGCTGTGATTCCCATGATGGAGGATAAAGAAGCGCTGAACCATTTTCCTTCGCTGTAA
- a CDS encoding alginate lyase family protein → MTEIYPAIKDILPEGMSVSTLLSLLRSRVLEANQQLTALERGQLVREQFPELAADTLRLADEALAGKLVLPGTGPALYYIGNPPKWTVNPAGDNEYTFHLNRMHHWKTMCEAYSLTGDLPYAEKVIQEITDWIDRVPCPDLMVETGANAPGRFDGLTPWRALEVGIRGYRTWPYVVELLIDTPYMTEAFLEKLLPCIYVHCRILYEISPLLWPKADHNHYLMENLGLLSFSCLFPEMKNSEVFRIHALRELDRCMDAQSTPCGGQIEGCPSYHNGCVFWFAMRNVFSRKYHMEESESYTRRLNSMFLHSIHATRACGGNFPWGDSHTADKETMCLAAVSCYMASGNRNYLAIAAHFYPIASILSDIRDNLWRIPEIGRLKEDLTWAEKHPQCPELPLLAWQRDLNQVYLRTSWEKDALSLMTACRTPVQNQHAHMDPGGFDFTAYGLPLISDPGIYTYKSDENRYRFKRTASHNCLTVNGADAWEYQGSWAYGPQKKGSICAVEQTEGVTCITSRHENYAPAIATRHLALVDNRVLVIIDHVTGLSQTDIVQIHYHLNRTELIHSGMRSLISLDDGPAIELAVGDDPADLVIEDGKISTINDVWHDSKLVCFHMTPDENGECWFTALAVPHPQSPGKQTASVRQLPADGRLVLECHADNRAFRLTLNGNQLIREEL, encoded by the coding sequence ATGACAGAAATCTACCCTGCAATCAAAGATATCCTTCCGGAAGGAATGAGTGTCTCCACCCTGCTGTCTCTTCTTCGGTCACGAGTGCTGGAGGCCAACCAGCAACTCACCGCCCTGGAACGGGGGCAGCTCGTTAGGGAACAGTTTCCCGAGCTTGCCGCGGACACGCTGCGCCTTGCAGACGAAGCCCTGGCCGGAAAGCTGGTCCTTCCCGGCACAGGCCCGGCGCTTTACTACATAGGCAATCCCCCAAAATGGACTGTGAATCCTGCAGGGGATAATGAATACACCTTTCATTTAAACAGGATGCATCACTGGAAAACCATGTGTGAGGCCTACAGCCTGACCGGAGATCTCCCATATGCCGAAAAGGTCATACAGGAGATCACCGACTGGATCGACCGCGTACCCTGCCCAGACCTTATGGTTGAAACAGGGGCTAACGCACCCGGCCGCTTCGACGGTCTCACCCCATGGAGGGCCCTGGAGGTGGGCATCCGCGGATACCGCACCTGGCCCTATGTGGTGGAGCTATTGATAGATACTCCCTATATGACGGAAGCCTTTCTGGAAAAGCTGCTTCCATGTATCTACGTCCATTGCCGGATCCTGTATGAGATATCCCCACTCCTTTGGCCCAAGGCAGACCACAACCACTACCTGATGGAGAATTTAGGGCTGCTTTCTTTCTCCTGTCTCTTTCCGGAGATGAAAAACAGTGAAGTTTTCCGGATCCATGCCTTAAGAGAACTGGACCGTTGTATGGATGCCCAGAGTACCCCATGCGGCGGACAGATCGAGGGCTGCCCCTCCTATCATAACGGCTGTGTCTTCTGGTTCGCCATGCGGAATGTATTCTCCAGAAAATATCATATGGAAGAATCGGAAAGCTACACCAGGAGACTTAACAGCATGTTCCTCCACTCCATCCACGCCACCCGTGCCTGCGGCGGCAATTTCCCCTGGGGCGACAGCCACACAGCCGACAAGGAAACCATGTGCCTGGCGGCCGTATCCTGCTATATGGCCTCCGGCAACCGGAACTACCTGGCTATAGCAGCACATTTTTATCCCATTGCCTCCATCTTATCAGACATCCGGGACAATTTGTGGCGGATTCCGGAGATTGGCCGTTTAAAGGAAGATCTGACCTGGGCAGAGAAGCATCCCCAGTGCCCGGAGCTTCCCCTTCTGGCCTGGCAGAGGGATTTAAACCAGGTATATCTGCGTACCTCCTGGGAAAAAGATGCCTTAAGTCTCATGACCGCCTGCCGCACCCCTGTGCAGAACCAGCACGCCCATATGGACCCGGGCGGCTTTGATTTCACCGCCTACGGACTGCCCCTGATCTCCGACCCGGGGATCTATACCTATAAAAGTGATGAAAACCGTTACCGTTTCAAGCGTACGGCTTCCCACAACTGCCTCACGGTAAATGGTGCAGATGCCTGGGAATACCAAGGTTCCTGGGCATATGGGCCGCAAAAAAAAGGCAGCATCTGTGCGGTGGAGCAGACAGAAGGGGTAACCTGCATCACCTCCCGCCATGAAAATTACGCCCCGGCCATTGCCACAAGGCACTTGGCCCTGGTAGATAACCGGGTCCTGGTGATCATTGACCATGTGACCGGACTTTCACAGACGGATATAGTTCAGATTCACTATCACTTAAACCGGACCGAACTGATCCACAGCGGAATGCGCTCCCTCATTTCCCTTGATGATGGCCCTGCCATCGAACTGGCGGTAGGGGATGATCCGGCCGATTTGGTAATAGAGGATGGAAAAATCTCCACTATTAACGACGTCTGGCATGATTCTAAGCTGGTCTGCTTCCATATGACCCCTGATGAAAACGGAGAATGCTGGTTCACTGCCCTGGCTGTCCCCCATCCTCAGTCCCCCGGAAAGCAGACGGCATCGGTCCGGCAGCTTCCGGCAGACGGACGCCTCGTGCTTGAATGTCATGCAGACAACCGTGCCTTCCGTCTGACCCTGAACGGGAACCAATTGATCAGGGAGGAACTTTAA
- a CDS encoding sulfatase-like hydrolase/transferase yields MQQKRQPNILFLMTDEHRPDLAGWAGNPVIRTPNLDRLAKDSVIFDHAYTPSPVCIPARQCLMSGQLPRTCGCQVFGEDLPPFYPTFARTFSEHAYHTVCCGKLHHNGPDQMQGWLRRIGRDCRITERFVPGLDTKELSRVRISQADHRWTNAKEVQRSGPGHARNTMDDEYTLQGALDILEEIFESPYYDKPQQNQPLLLKVSFVLPHYPYFCREDLFKYYLNRVPIYGAEQLLSGHPYLDTKHLEIGKDVTLREVQRTTAAYYAMIETVDGYIGQILEKLEETGQDPDDWIILFTSDHGEMLGEHGIWAKHKFYEASVRVPLFLRYPKRFAPRHVSENVNLCDLYATLCDLCGIPIPPGLDSRSLTGLMDGSQDDWNDESISQYLGEYLMIKKGPLKYQYYGPDMPPVLFDLAKNPSETINYIDAPEYQEVIRAFKQRSAELGFGALTSGPVCP; encoded by the coding sequence ATGCAGCAGAAACGCCAACCAAACATCCTGTTCCTCATGACCGATGAACACCGTCCCGATCTGGCGGGCTGGGCGGGAAACCCGGTCATCCGGACACCAAACCTTGACCGGCTGGCGAAAGACAGTGTCATCTTCGACCATGCCTACACCCCCTCCCCGGTCTGCATCCCCGCCCGTCAGTGTCTCATGAGCGGACAGCTGCCAAGAACCTGCGGATGCCAGGTCTTTGGAGAAGACTTACCTCCCTTTTATCCGACCTTTGCCCGCACCTTCTCCGAACACGCCTACCATACGGTCTGCTGCGGGAAGCTCCATCACAACGGCCCTGACCAGATGCAGGGGTGGCTGCGCCGGATCGGCCGGGACTGCCGCATCACCGAACGGTTTGTACCGGGCCTTGATACAAAAGAGCTGTCCCGGGTCAGGATCTCCCAGGCAGACCACCGCTGGACCAATGCAAAGGAGGTGCAGCGCTCAGGTCCGGGCCATGCGCGCAATACGATGGATGACGAATATACCCTGCAGGGTGCTCTGGATATCCTGGAGGAAATCTTTGAATCCCCTTACTATGACAAGCCTCAGCAAAACCAGCCGCTTCTATTAAAGGTAAGCTTTGTCCTTCCCCATTACCCGTATTTCTGCCGGGAGGACTTATTTAAATACTATTTAAACCGGGTACCCATCTACGGGGCAGAGCAGCTGCTTTCCGGCCACCCCTATCTGGACACGAAGCACCTGGAGATAGGAAAGGATGTAACGTTAAGGGAGGTGCAGCGCACCACAGCCGCTTATTATGCCATGATAGAAACAGTAGACGGCTACATCGGGCAGATCCTTGAAAAGCTTGAGGAAACAGGCCAGGATCCGGATGACTGGATCATCCTGTTTACCAGCGACCATGGCGAAATGCTGGGAGAACACGGGATATGGGCCAAACACAAATTTTATGAAGCAAGTGTGAGAGTCCCCCTGTTTCTCCGTTATCCAAAGCGCTTTGCTCCCCGCCATGTTTCCGAAAATGTGAATCTCTGCGACTTATATGCTACACTTTGCGACCTTTGCGGCATACCCATCCCTCCGGGGCTGGACAGCCGCTCCTTAACCGGTCTTATGGACGGCAGTCAGGACGACTGGAATGATGAAAGCATCAGCCAGTACTTAGGAGAATACTTAATGATCAAAAAAGGACCGCTTAAATACCAGTATTATGGCCCTGACATGCCGCCGGTACTCTTTGACCTGGCTAAGAATCCGTCAGAGACGATAAATTACATCGATGCGCCGGAGTATCAAGAAGTCATAAGAGCTTTTAAGCAGCGCAGTGCAGAGCTGGGATTTGGAGCACTCACATCCGGTCCTGTCTGCCCATAG
- a CDS encoding extracellular solute-binding protein yields MKKSKRLIAGFMASMMAASVLAGCSSKPSESTQAQTTDSSAAAEEKGEPVQMTWLVGATSAEVDDNAEVVKIIEDRFNIDLKAWYVDSNKYQENLNVRFAGGEMPDVLVIDNLSQLPDYVDGGIIGELPIEEIREKAPNYAKIADAYDDGSLWSTLVYKGKNYGVTNPMDAVPMAMFWRKDWLDKLGLEVPKTLDEYEKVLTAFVEQDPDGNGKKDTAAMAERTFGAVFGAYGLRCVTGGNPRFKVEEMQLGEDNVPYFPYIQPKAKEVLAKLHDWYNKGLIDKEFITGENHGGYAWLSHSFMNGKIGLTSAQPYHYLNASTDTKNEENWGVCMKEFKGLNPDGDIVIGPAPIGPDGQSGTEGWNLTGRMTCLTTKGASDPRIVDAFLAMLDAYYSDMDYARLVNYGLEGKHWKMADQGPIRIMEGTDLRKEGVLQVDFGSTVTFAENVTPEKRKFGHDVTGNGYYRFNAPPVEEVSNVIATLDSLTNQAYFDMITGAKPIDYFDTFVEEFKKAGGEAAEKAVQQAYAEKLAAVK; encoded by the coding sequence ATGAAGAAATCAAAACGACTGATTGCCGGCTTCATGGCATCAATGATGGCAGCTTCGGTTCTGGCAGGCTGTTCTTCAAAGCCATCGGAAAGCACCCAGGCTCAGACCACGGATTCTTCCGCTGCAGCAGAGGAGAAAGGCGAGCCGGTACAGATGACATGGCTGGTAGGCGCTACCTCCGCAGAGGTGGATGATAATGCAGAAGTGGTGAAAATAATTGAGGACCGCTTCAATATTGATTTAAAAGCCTGGTATGTGGATTCCAATAAATACCAGGAAAACTTAAATGTCAGATTTGCCGGCGGCGAGATGCCGGACGTTCTGGTAATTGATAACCTAAGCCAGCTTCCTGATTATGTAGACGGCGGAATCATTGGAGAGCTTCCTATAGAAGAGATCCGTGAGAAGGCACCAAACTATGCAAAGATTGCAGATGCCTACGACGATGGATCCCTGTGGAGCACCCTGGTCTACAAGGGCAAGAATTACGGTGTGACAAACCCCATGGATGCAGTTCCCATGGCAATGTTCTGGAGAAAGGACTGGCTGGATAAGTTAGGTCTTGAGGTTCCAAAGACCCTGGATGAGTATGAAAAGGTACTGACCGCATTTGTGGAGCAGGATCCTGATGGAAATGGAAAGAAGGATACGGCAGCCATGGCAGAGCGTACCTTCGGTGCTGTTTTCGGTGCTTATGGCCTGCGCTGCGTGACCGGCGGCAACCCCCGCTTTAAAGTAGAGGAGATGCAGTTGGGCGAGGATAATGTACCGTACTTTCCTTATATCCAGCCAAAAGCCAAGGAAGTCCTTGCTAAGCTACATGACTGGTATAACAAGGGCCTTATCGACAAGGAATTTATCACAGGCGAAAACCACGGCGGATATGCATGGCTTTCTCATTCCTTCATGAATGGGAAGATCGGTCTGACCTCCGCACAGCCTTATCATTACTTAAATGCCAGCACCGACACGAAGAATGAGGAGAACTGGGGTGTCTGCATGAAGGAATTCAAGGGCCTCAATCCTGATGGAGATATCGTAATCGGGCCGGCACCCATTGGTCCAGACGGACAGTCCGGAACAGAGGGCTGGAATTTAACCGGACGTATGACCTGTCTTACCACCAAGGGAGCCAGTGACCCGCGCATCGTAGATGCTTTCCTGGCTATGCTTGATGCATATTATTCTGACATGGATTATGCGAGATTAGTTAACTATGGATTAGAAGGAAAGCATTGGAAGATGGCAGACCAGGGTCCTATCAGGATCATGGAAGGCACAGACTTGAGAAAAGAAGGTGTGCTTCAGGTGGATTTCGGCAGCACTGTGACCTTTGCTGAGAATGTGACACCGGAGAAGAGAAAATTCGGCCATGATGTGACCGGAAACGGATATTACCGCTTCAATGCACCGCCGGTAGAAGAGGTCTCCAATGTCATCGCAACTCTGGATTCTCTCACCAACCAGGCATATTTCGATATGATTACAGGTGCAAAGCCAATCGATTATTTTGATACCTTTGTGGAAGAATTCAAGAAAGCAGGCGGTGAAGCAGCAGAAAAAGCAGTTCAGCAGGCTTATGCTGAAAAACTTGCCGCAGTCAAATAA